One part of the Desulfotignum phosphitoxidans DSM 13687 genome encodes these proteins:
- a CDS encoding AmpG family muropeptide MFS transporter translates to MPSQKRWQTAVKAFCHPRVITMLFFGFSAGMPLLLIFSSLSLWLREAGVERSAVTFFSWAALGYSFKFVWAPLVDQMPIPWLTRKLGRRRSWILAAQTGIAAAIVWMACTDPAAGQHPLVFMALAAVMLGFSSATQDIVIDAYRIESASVDLQAMMASAYIGGYRIGMLVAGAGALVLAEWFGSTKGGYRFEAWQATYLIMAGMMAVGMTTALVIDEPASEYNPADAYGAKTYLAGLALFGVAVAAFGLVFYASGIFLEDIRIQLGQWMNNATLGGFMVECVRLGAGILAAVLVGRLGLFFRLVNKKMVTDSYVAPVLDFFSRYRLMLAWLILALIGLYRISDIVLGVISNVFYQDLGFSKSQIASVVKTFGLFMTIAGGFAGGLLSIRFGVIRILFLGALLASATNLLFMVLAFYGHNLFLLYVVIAADNLAAGLASAAFVAFLSSLTSIRFTAVQYAVFSSLMTLVPKLFGGYSGTMVDTMGYPAFFFITFLMGLPVLILVGYCSRHLDVAK, encoded by the coding sequence ATGCCTTCACAAAAAAGATGGCAAACCGCTGTCAAGGCATTTTGTCATCCCCGGGTGATTACCATGCTTTTTTTCGGCTTTTCCGCCGGCATGCCCCTTTTATTGATTTTTTCCTCTTTGTCTTTGTGGCTCAGGGAGGCCGGCGTGGAACGGTCGGCAGTTACCTTTTTTTCCTGGGCCGCATTGGGATATTCATTCAAGTTTGTGTGGGCCCCTCTGGTGGACCAGATGCCCATTCCCTGGCTCACCCGGAAACTGGGCCGCAGACGAAGCTGGATTCTGGCGGCCCAGACGGGAATTGCCGCAGCCATTGTGTGGATGGCATGTACCGATCCGGCCGCCGGGCAGCATCCCCTGGTTTTCATGGCCCTGGCCGCCGTGATGCTGGGGTTTTCTTCGGCGACCCAGGATATCGTCATCGATGCCTATCGCATTGAATCCGCGTCTGTGGATCTTCAGGCCATGATGGCTTCGGCGTATATCGGTGGATACCGCATCGGCATGCTTGTGGCCGGGGCCGGGGCCCTGGTTCTGGCGGAGTGGTTCGGCTCCACCAAAGGCGGGTACCGGTTTGAAGCCTGGCAGGCCACCTATCTCATCATGGCCGGGATGATGGCCGTGGGCATGACCACGGCTCTGGTCATTGATGAACCGGCATCGGAATACAATCCGGCGGACGCATATGGAGCCAAAACCTATCTGGCCGGTCTGGCCTTGTTCGGCGTAGCAGTGGCTGCGTTCGGACTGGTGTTTTATGCATCCGGCATATTTCTTGAGGATATCAGAATTCAGTTGGGACAATGGATGAACAATGCGACCCTGGGCGGGTTCATGGTGGAATGTGTCCGCCTGGGCGCAGGCATTCTGGCGGCGGTTCTGGTGGGCCGGCTGGGGCTGTTCTTCCGTCTGGTCAATAAAAAAATGGTGACTGACAGTTATGTGGCGCCGGTGCTGGATTTTTTCAGCCGGTACCGGCTGATGCTGGCCTGGCTGATACTGGCTTTGATCGGGTTGTATCGAATTTCCGATATCGTGCTGGGTGTGATATCCAATGTGTTTTACCAGGATCTGGGATTTTCAAAATCGCAGATCGCCAGCGTGGTGAAAACCTTCGGCCTTTTCATGACCATTGCCGGGGGATTTGCCGGAGGACTGCTGTCCATTCGATTCGGGGTGATCCGGATCCTGTTTCTGGGGGCTTTGCTGGCGTCGGCCACCAACCTGCTGTTCATGGTGCTGGCTTTTTACGGGCACAACCTGTTTCTTTTGTATGTGGTGATCGCGGCGGACAACCTGGCGGCCGGGCTGGCGTCGGCCGCATTTGTCGCGTTTCTGTCCAGCCTGACCAGCATTCGTTTCACCGCGGTTCAATATGCGGTGTTCAGTTCTTTGATGACCCTGGTTCCCAAACTGTTCGGCGGGTATTCCGGCACCATGGTGGATACGATGGGATATCCGGCCTTCTTTTTTATCACCTTTCTGATGGGACTGCCGGTTTTGATCCTGGTGGGGTATTGCAGCCGGCATCTGGACGTGGCAAAATAA
- a CDS encoding MBL fold metallo-hydrolase produces the protein MIVRCWGSRGSIAVSGRQYVAYGGDTTCLQITAGSGETVIVDAGTGIRRLGNFLLEKNITRYFMLQTHCHWDHLLGFPFFKPLLHRQNQLIIQNRAFGRATLKDVFEQMMSPPFFPIRLSELQADIQFDSGLNDSFNIGSLQIDTIPNSHSAGTLGYRFKENGSTFVFLTDNELGFDHPQSRGVDAYRQFSMNADVLIHDAEYTQDEYRRRKGWGHSSIPHVLDLALKAGVGQLGLTHLNQDRTDMEMDAIVKEGNRFFSSRNSQTRCFGVACDLEIVL, from the coding sequence ATGATTGTTAGGTGCTGGGGTTCCCGGGGATCGATAGCGGTATCAGGCAGGCAGTATGTTGCCTATGGTGGAGATACCACCTGCCTTCAGATCACAGCCGGATCCGGCGAGACCGTGATTGTCGATGCCGGAACCGGAATCCGGCGCTTGGGTAATTTTCTTCTGGAAAAAAATATCACCCGGTATTTTATGCTGCAAACCCATTGCCACTGGGATCATCTGCTGGGGTTTCCGTTTTTTAAACCCTTGCTTCACAGGCAAAATCAGCTGATTATTCAGAACCGGGCCTTTGGCCGGGCCACCTTAAAAGATGTTTTCGAGCAAATGATGTCACCGCCTTTTTTTCCGATCCGGCTGTCAGAGCTGCAAGCGGATATTCAATTTGATTCGGGGCTCAACGATAGTTTCAACATCGGGTCGCTGCAGATCGATACCATTCCCAACAGTCATTCCGCCGGCACGCTTGGATACCGGTTCAAAGAAAACGGCAGTACGTTTGTGTTTTTAACGGACAATGAGCTGGGATTCGATCATCCCCAGAGCCGGGGAGTGGATGCGTACCGACAGTTTTCCATGAATGCGGATGTGCTGATTCACGATGCGGAATACACTCAGGATGAGTATCGGCGCCGCAAAGGCTGGGGACATTCTTCCATTCCCCATGTGCTGGATCTGGCATTGAAAGCCGGCGTTGGTCAGCTGGGACTCACGCATCTGAACCAGGATCGCACGGATATGGAAATGGATGCCATTGTCAAAGAGGGCAACCGGTTTTTTTCATCCAGAAACAGTCAAACCCGGTGCTTCGGGGTGGCCTGCGATCTTGAAATTGTCCTTTGA
- a CDS encoding acyl-CoA dehydrogenase, which produces MAQLIADRRDVDFVLHEQIGQVDHEIFAEFNKKTVDLIVSEARNLAIKEILPTFKEGDEQGCILENGKVTAPESFKRAWRLFCEGEWLAMCDDPDVGGQGMPKTVGTAALEYMVGANSAFMLYYGMTHGAAKLVEAFGDETQKRLYMKKMFAGVWGGTMLLTEPEAGSDVGALTTTAEKNPDGTYSIKGAKIFISAGEHDLCDNIIHPVLARIPGTPAGTRGISLFLVPKYRVNDDGSLGEFNNVVCTGLEKKMGIHGNATASLSLGDKGPCIGTLLGQENKGMPAMFKMMNEARAFVGLQGFAVASASYMYALDYARTRIQGRHLTAGKDPEAKNVPIIQHPDVKRQLLNMKACTEGMRSLHYYYAWCNDVVHTTDDAQVKADTAAMVEVLTPIVKGYVTDKALEVCSHGVQIYGGYGYISEYPVEQLMRDARIFMIYEGTNGIQAMDLLGRKLSMNGGKAFQYFIDRMKQTIEQFKDTEGVQDLSTKVSHAVSRLEALAKEINARSRSEKVLNAYAFAHPFLEVTGDVTFAWMLLWRAGVAAPKLAKKTGTLDRNAVARTAGKNKDAAFYAGQMETARFFIHTLLPATYGKMDAILDGDPCVEHIQDLSFGSK; this is translated from the coding sequence ATGGCACAATTGATCGCTGACCGCAGAGATGTTGATTTTGTCCTCCACGAACAGATCGGACAGGTGGATCATGAAATCTTTGCTGAATTCAATAAAAAAACCGTTGATCTGATTGTTTCCGAAGCCCGAAACCTGGCGATAAAAGAGATTCTGCCCACCTTTAAGGAGGGAGACGAGCAGGGCTGTATTTTGGAAAACGGCAAGGTCACAGCACCTGAATCCTTTAAACGGGCCTGGCGGCTTTTCTGTGAAGGCGAATGGCTGGCCATGTGTGATGACCCGGATGTGGGGGGACAGGGCATGCCGAAAACCGTGGGCACGGCAGCCCTGGAATATATGGTGGGGGCCAATTCCGCTTTTATGCTGTATTACGGCATGACCCACGGGGCTGCCAAACTGGTGGAAGCATTCGGGGATGAGACCCAGAAACGGCTGTACATGAAAAAAATGTTTGCAGGCGTCTGGGGCGGCACCATGCTGCTCACCGAGCCTGAAGCAGGATCTGATGTCGGGGCCCTGACCACCACGGCGGAAAAAAATCCGGACGGCACCTATTCCATCAAAGGAGCCAAGATTTTCATCTCCGCCGGAGAACATGATCTGTGCGACAACATTATTCATCCGGTCCTGGCAAGGATCCCGGGGACACCGGCCGGCACCAGAGGCATCTCTTTGTTTCTGGTGCCCAAATATCGGGTGAATGATGACGGTTCTTTGGGGGAGTTCAACAACGTGGTGTGCACGGGCCTGGAAAAGAAAATGGGAATTCACGGCAATGCCACGGCATCCTTGTCTTTAGGCGATAAAGGCCCGTGTATCGGCACGTTGCTGGGGCAAGAGAACAAAGGCATGCCGGCCATGTTCAAGATGATGAACGAAGCCCGGGCCTTTGTGGGGCTCCAGGGATTTGCCGTGGCTTCCGCGTCTTACATGTATGCCCTGGACTATGCCAGAACAAGAATCCAGGGGCGGCATCTGACGGCCGGCAAAGACCCGGAAGCCAAAAACGTTCCCATTATCCAGCATCCGGATGTCAAACGGCAGCTGCTCAACATGAAGGCCTGTACTGAAGGCATGCGGTCTTTGCACTATTATTACGCCTGGTGCAACGATGTGGTTCACACCACGGACGATGCCCAGGTCAAAGCCGACACCGCCGCCATGGTGGAGGTGCTCACCCCCATTGTCAAGGGCTATGTCACGGACAAGGCCCTGGAGGTCTGCTCCCACGGGGTCCAGATCTACGGCGGATACGGGTATATCAGCGAATATCCCGTGGAGCAGCTCATGCGGGATGCACGGATTTTCATGATCTATGAGGGCACCAACGGGATCCAGGCCATGGATCTGTTAGGCAGAAAACTGTCCATGAACGGCGGAAAAGCGTTTCAGTATTTCATTGACCGCATGAAACAGACCATTGAACAATTCAAAGACACGGAAGGGGTTCAGGATCTGAGCACAAAAGTGTCCCATGCCGTGTCCCGGCTGGAGGCACTGGCCAAAGAGATCAATGCCCGGTCCCGGTCGGAAAAGGTATTGAATGCCTATGCCTTTGCCCACCCGTTTCTGGAAGTGACCGGAGATGTCACCTTTGCCTGGATGCTTTTATGGCGGGCCGGGGTTGCGGCCCCCAAACTGGCCAAAAAAACCGGCACCCTGGACAGAAATGCAGTGGCCCGGACAGCGGGAAAAAACAAAGACGCCGCGTTTTATGCCGGACAAATGGAAACGGCCCGGTTTTTTATTCATACACTGTTGCCGGCCACCTATGGTAAAATGGATGCGATTCTGGATGGAGATCCTTGTGTGGAACATATCCAGGATCTGTCTTTTGGATCCAAATAA
- a CDS encoding phasin family protein → MFEYVKKSLLTGVGMALRSKSEIKELAEELAKSTQMSQAEAKEFLEECQHRYEDARVKLDRRMEETVEKILKRLDLPTRADIRDLNTRIDDLVKKIEARD, encoded by the coding sequence ATGTTTGAATATGTTAAAAAAAGTCTGCTCACCGGCGTGGGCATGGCCCTGCGTTCCAAATCCGAGATCAAAGAACTGGCCGAAGAACTGGCCAAATCCACCCAGATGAGCCAGGCGGAAGCCAAAGAGTTTCTGGAAGAATGCCAGCATCGATACGAGGATGCCAGAGTGAAACTGGACCGGCGCATGGAAGAAACCGTGGAAAAAATACTCAAACGGCTGGATCTTCCCACCCGGGCTGACATCCGGGATCTGAATACCCGAATTGACGATCTGGTCAAAAAAATAGAAGCCAGAGACTGA
- a CDS encoding ABC1 kinase family protein, whose translation MLSIKKIGTVGKRYRNLIRYRQIIGIILKYGFDNILGALDIDRYIESGLKLIPFYHPHERVEKLSRNQRIRMALEELGPTFVKMGQVLSSRPDLIPMDLVNELSKLQDEIPAFGFDQVKETIAAEFGKPWDAVFHSMDEIPFACASIGQVHRASVTGEDRLAVKIQRPGIRKIIEADLEIIHHLAGIMERNIQEVAFYRPVKIVEEFAKTMEKELDYTIEAASMEQMARQFRHDKTIHIPGVFPSVSSERVLAMEFINGIKASDIDAIDRAGLDRKRITRRGADFIMKQVFEHGFFHADPHPGNIFIMENNRICPVDFGMTGFLDISTRELFVDIIHAVATHNARRAARVLCDLCDYETHPDMIRLEKDVALFISVHLTKSLKDIKTSRMVNQFIGLCTLHSLRIPPDLFLMMKAFVSVENVARKLDPDFNMLGHAAPYVTTARFLKFSPSKLAEEMMELARESYKLIQHLPTDTLEILRLVRQGKMKLLIDIQGLDKLIVHQDQTSNRISFSIIIAALILGSAIVINSDVPPMLFGVSVIGIAGFLAAGIMGIWLLVAIVKKGRL comes from the coding sequence ATGCTCAGCATCAAAAAAATAGGTACCGTGGGAAAACGGTACCGGAATCTGATCCGGTACCGGCAGATCATCGGCATCATTCTCAAGTATGGTTTCGACAACATCCTGGGTGCCCTGGACATTGACCGGTACATTGAATCCGGCCTGAAACTGATTCCGTTTTACCACCCCCATGAACGGGTGGAAAAACTGTCCCGGAATCAGCGGATCCGCATGGCTTTAGAGGAGCTGGGTCCCACATTTGTCAAAATGGGGCAGGTGTTGTCCTCCCGGCCGGATTTAATTCCCATGGACCTGGTCAATGAGCTGTCCAAACTCCAGGATGAGATCCCTGCCTTTGGATTTGATCAGGTCAAAGAAACCATTGCCGCGGAATTCGGCAAACCATGGGATGCGGTGTTTCATTCCATGGATGAAATCCCGTTTGCCTGTGCATCCATCGGTCAGGTGCACCGGGCATCGGTCACGGGTGAGGACCGGCTGGCCGTCAAAATCCAGCGCCCGGGCATCAGAAAAATCATTGAAGCCGACCTGGAGATCATCCATCATCTGGCCGGCATCATGGAAAGAAACATCCAAGAAGTGGCGTTTTACCGGCCCGTGAAAATTGTGGAAGAATTTGCCAAAACCATGGAAAAAGAACTGGATTATACCATCGAGGCCGCCAGCATGGAACAGATGGCCCGCCAGTTCCGCCATGACAAAACCATCCACATACCCGGAGTCTTCCCATCAGTATCTTCTGAACGGGTGCTGGCCATGGAGTTCATCAACGGTATCAAGGCCAGTGATATCGATGCCATTGACCGGGCCGGTCTGGACCGGAAACGCATTACCCGGCGGGGCGCGGATTTCATCATGAAACAGGTGTTTGAGCATGGATTTTTCCATGCCGACCCCCACCCGGGAAATATCTTTATCATGGAAAACAACCGGATATGTCCCGTGGATTTCGGCATGACCGGTTTTCTGGACATAAGCACCCGGGAACTGTTTGTGGATATCATTCACGCGGTTGCCACACACAATGCCAGGCGGGCGGCCCGTGTCTTATGCGACCTGTGCGACTATGAAACCCACCCTGATATGATCCGGCTGGAAAAAGACGTGGCCCTGTTTATATCGGTTCATCTGACCAAATCCTTGAAAGACATCAAAACCAGTCGAATGGTCAACCAGTTCATCGGGCTTTGTACCCTCCACAGCCTGAGAATTCCGCCGGATCTGTTTTTGATGATGAAAGCATTTGTTTCCGTTGAAAACGTGGCCCGGAAACTGGACCCGGATTTCAATATGCTGGGGCATGCCGCGCCCTATGTCACCACGGCCCGGTTTTTAAAGTTTTCGCCGTCAAAACTGGCTGAAGAGATGATGGAACTTGCCAGGGAATCCTATAAACTGATTCAGCATCTACCCACAGATACCCTGGAAATATTGCGACTGGTCCGCCAGGGAAAAATGAAACTTCTCATTGACATTCAAGGGCTGGACAAACTGATCGTCCATCAGGACCAGACCAGCAACCGCATCTCGTTTTCCATTATTATTGCGGCGTTGATTTTAGGATCCGCCATTGTCATCAATTCCGATGTCCCGCCCATGTTGTTCGGGGTATCGGTCATCGGCATCGCCGGATTTCTGGCGGCCGGGATCATGGGGATCTGGCTTCTGGTGGCCATTGTCAAAAAAGGACGTTTATAA
- the ahcY gene encoding adenosylhomocysteinase yields the protein MLQQAKSPSYIDLDHSLKYKVKDINLAEEGILDMQLSEKEMPGLMAIREKYGPEKPFKGLKIMGSLHMTIQTAMLIDTLYELGADIRWASCNIFSTQDHAAAAIAKKGTAAVFAWKGETLEEFWWCTEQALLWPDGSGPDLIVDDGGDATLFVHQGVKVEKDPSILEQPTHSQDERCLLDRLKVSHAKDPEKWTKIADKIRGVSEETTTGVHRLYHLAAKNELLFPAINVNDSVTKSKFDNLYGCRESLADGIKRATDVMLAGKTVVIAGYGDVGKGCADSMKGYGAIVLVTEIDPICALQAAMEGFEVVTMEEAATRGDVFVTATGNYHVIRGEHIAEMKDEAIICNIGHFDNEIEMAYLTDNPRAERIKIKPQVDKWVLESGRSVIVLAEGRLVNLGCATGHPSFVMSNSFSNQTLAQIKLASEKLEKKVYTLPKELDEEVARLHLKNLSVKLTELTQEQADYLGVPVNGPYKSDLYRY from the coding sequence ATGTTACAGCAAGCCAAATCCCCATCTTATATTGATCTTGATCATTCATTGAAATACAAGGTCAAAGATATCAACCTGGCCGAAGAAGGCATCCTGGACATGCAATTGTCTGAAAAAGAGATGCCGGGCCTGATGGCCATCCGGGAAAAATACGGCCCTGAAAAACCGTTCAAGGGCCTGAAAATCATGGGCAGTCTTCATATGACCATCCAGACGGCCATGCTCATCGACACCCTGTATGAACTGGGAGCCGACATCCGGTGGGCATCCTGCAATATTTTTTCCACCCAGGACCATGCGGCCGCCGCCATTGCCAAAAAAGGAACGGCCGCCGTGTTTGCCTGGAAGGGCGAAACCCTGGAAGAGTTCTGGTGGTGCACGGAACAGGCCCTGCTCTGGCCGGATGGTTCCGGCCCGGACCTGATTGTGGATGACGGCGGGGACGCCACCTTGTTTGTCCATCAGGGCGTGAAAGTGGAGAAAGACCCGTCCATTCTGGAACAGCCCACCCACAGCCAGGATGAACGCTGTCTTCTGGACCGGTTGAAAGTCTCCCATGCCAAGGATCCGGAAAAATGGACCAAGATCGCCGACAAGATCCGCGGGGTGTCTGAAGAAACCACCACGGGTGTTCATCGTCTGTACCATCTGGCCGCTAAAAATGAACTGCTGTTTCCGGCCATCAATGTCAATGATTCGGTGACCAAGTCCAAGTTCGACAACCTGTACGGGTGCCGGGAATCCCTGGCCGACGGTATCAAGCGGGCCACGGATGTGATGCTGGCCGGTAAAACGGTTGTGATCGCGGGTTATGGAGACGTGGGCAAGGGATGTGCTGATTCCATGAAAGGATACGGCGCCATTGTTCTGGTCACGGAAATCGATCCTATCTGCGCGTTGCAGGCCGCCATGGAAGGATTTGAAGTGGTGACCATGGAAGAAGCCGCCACCCGGGGGGATGTGTTTGTCACGGCCACGGGAAATTACCATGTCATCCGGGGCGAACATATCGCTGAAATGAAGGATGAGGCCATTATCTGCAATATCGGTCATTTTGACAATGAAATTGAAATGGCATATCTCACAGACAACCCCAGGGCCGAACGCATCAAAATCAAACCCCAGGTGGACAAATGGGTTCTGGAGTCCGGACGTTCCGTGATTGTGCTGGCTGAAGGCCGGCTGGTGAATCTGGGATGCGCCACCGGACACCCCAGTTTTGTGATGAGCAACAGTTTCTCCAACCAGACCCTGGCCCAGATCAAACTGGCGTCTGAAAAACTGGAGAAAAAAGTGTATACACTGCCCAAGGAACTGGATGAGGAAGTGGCCCGGCTGCATTTGAAGAACCTGTCCGTGAAACTGACCGAATTGACCCAGGAACAGGCGGATTATTTAGGTGTTCCCGTTAACGGGCCTTATAAATCCGATCTTTACCGGTATTAA
- the metK gene encoding methionine adenosyltransferase, with the protein MSDNKSYLFTSESVTEGHPDKVADAISDGILDAIMAEDKHCRVACETLVTTGLAMVAGEITTDCYVDIPEVVRSTIREIGYNSSTMGFDWKTCSVVTSIDQQSVDIAQGVDEGAGLYKEQGAGDQGIMFGFATNETEELMPMPILYAHKLTKRLTQVRKNGALDFLRPDGKSQVTIEYKNGKPQRVDAVVVSTQHNNDVTYEELKDAVIKEVIRKIIPKEMMDGDTRFFVNPTGRFVIGGPMGDCGLTGRKIIVDTYGGQGSHGGGCFSGKDPSKVDRSASYMGRYVAKNLVASGIADKCEIQVAYAIGVAQPVSLMVDFMGTGKIPESKAVDIVKEVFDLRPSAIIETLDLLRPIYRKTAAYGHFGRHDPDFYWERTDKADQIKELAGI; encoded by the coding sequence ATGTCAGACAACAAATCATATCTGTTTACATCTGAGTCCGTGACTGAAGGTCATCCCGATAAAGTGGCCGATGCCATATCCGACGGTATTCTGGATGCTATCATGGCGGAAGACAAGCATTGCCGGGTGGCCTGTGAAACTCTGGTCACCACCGGCCTGGCCATGGTGGCCGGCGAAATCACCACGGACTGTTACGTGGATATTCCGGAAGTGGTTCGAAGCACCATCCGGGAAATCGGATACAACTCTTCCACCATGGGATTTGACTGGAAAACCTGCTCCGTTGTGACCAGTATCGATCAGCAGTCCGTGGACATTGCCCAGGGTGTGGATGAAGGCGCGGGCCTGTATAAAGAACAGGGTGCCGGGGATCAGGGCATCATGTTTGGTTTTGCCACCAATGAGACGGAAGAGCTCATGCCCATGCCGATTTTATATGCCCATAAACTGACCAAACGGCTCACCCAGGTCCGGAAAAACGGGGCCCTGGATTTTCTGCGGCCCGACGGCAAATCTCAGGTTACCATTGAATATAAAAACGGCAAACCCCAGCGGGTGGATGCCGTGGTGGTCTCCACCCAGCATAACAATGACGTCACTTATGAAGAATTGAAAGATGCCGTGATCAAGGAAGTGATCCGGAAAATTATCCCCAAAGAGATGATGGACGGAGATACCCGGTTTTTTGTCAATCCCACGGGCCGGTTCGTCATCGGCGGACCCATGGGAGACTGCGGGCTCACGGGACGTAAAATTATCGTGGATACCTATGGGGGCCAGGGCAGCCATGGGGGCGGATGTTTTTCCGGAAAAGATCCCTCCAAAGTGGATAGAAGTGCCTCCTACATGGGACGGTATGTGGCCAAAAATCTGGTGGCATCCGGCATTGCCGACAAATGTGAAATCCAGGTGGCCTATGCCATCGGTGTGGCCCAACCCGTCTCATTGATGGTGGATTTCATGGGGACCGGAAAAATTCCTGAATCAAAAGCCGTGGACATTGTCAAAGAGGTGTTTGATTTAAGACCGTCCGCCATTATTGAAACCCTGGATCTGTTACGTCCCATTTACCGGAAAACAGCGGCTTATGGACATTTCGGCCGCCATGATCCTGATTTTTACTGGGAAAGAACCGACAAAGCCGATCAGATCAAAGAACTGGCCGGCATTTAA
- a CDS encoding adenosine kinase: protein MTTQPYSKRITGIGSALVDILINESDDFLKHLGKEKGGMTLVESADIKTILAKTDKTPAIVPGGAACNTIIGIGRLGGTARFIGRRGDDNFGTLFEDALRSARVEPELTLSPSPTGSVISVITPDAQRSMFTYLGASTELEPHRITASLFADTAITMIEGYLLFNPELMMAAVHAAKKAGAMIALDLASFEVVHASREILDDLIKDHVDILIANEDEAEAFTGYADEKNALQALSAHVTYGVLKLGKRGSLISFNNTTTRIDARTGKEAKDTTGAGDLWAAGFLFGIANGFSIEKSGQLASACGYEVCQVIGAQIPEEGWERIRALI from the coding sequence ATGACAACCCAGCCATACAGCAAACGCATCACCGGCATCGGATCCGCATTGGTGGATATACTGATCAATGAATCCGATGATTTTTTAAAACACCTGGGCAAAGAAAAAGGCGGCATGACCCTGGTGGAATCCGCTGATATCAAAACCATTCTGGCCAAAACCGACAAAACCCCGGCCATTGTGCCGGGCGGGGCCGCCTGCAACACGATTATCGGGATCGGCCGGCTGGGAGGCACAGCCCGGTTTATCGGCCGCCGGGGAGATGACAACTTCGGCACCCTGTTTGAAGATGCATTACGTTCCGCCCGGGTGGAGCCCGAACTGACCCTGTCCCCGTCTCCCACAGGCAGCGTGATCTCCGTGATCACCCCGGATGCCCAGCGGTCCATGTTCACCTATTTAGGCGCTTCCACGGAACTGGAACCCCACCGGATCACGGCATCGCTGTTTGCGGATACAGCCATCACCATGATCGAAGGATATCTGCTGTTCAATCCGGAACTCATGATGGCGGCGGTCCATGCAGCCAAAAAAGCCGGCGCCATGATCGCTCTGGATCTGGCCAGTTTTGAAGTGGTCCATGCCAGCCGGGAAATCCTGGATGACCTGATCAAAGACCATGTGGATATTCTGATTGCCAATGAGGACGAAGCCGAAGCCTTTACCGGTTACGCGGACGAGAAAAACGCGCTCCAGGCGTTATCGGCCCATGTCACTTACGGGGTGTTGAAACTGGGAAAACGGGGCAGCCTGATTTCATTTAACAACACCACCACCCGGATCGATGCCAGGACCGGGAAAGAGGCCAAAGACACCACGGGTGCCGGTGATTTGTGGGCTGCCGGGTTTCTTTTCGGTATTGCCAATGGATTTTCCATTGAAAAAAGCGGGCAGCTGGCATCTGCCTGCGGATACGAAGTCTGCCAGGTGATCGGGGCCCAGATCCCTGAAGAAGGATGGGAACGGATCCGTGCCCTGATCTGA